A genomic segment from Manduca sexta isolate Smith_Timp_Sample1 chromosome 13, JHU_Msex_v1.0, whole genome shotgun sequence encodes:
- the LOC115450115 gene encoding proline-rich protein 4 produces MIAFTTTAVLLLAAVATARPSEWEPEGHSHTEHTKPYHVTVVKKIGVPIPHPVAVSVPQYVKVPIPHPYPVHVTVEQPIHVPVYKVVPQIVEKPVPYPVEKPVPYEVEKPYPVEVEKKVEVPIPKPYPVHVPVYKHVYHHSGKH; encoded by the exons ATGATCGctttt ACGACAACAGCCGTCCTCCTCCTGGCCGCAGTAGCCACCGCCCGCCCCTCGGAATGGGAGCCAGAAGGCCACTCGCACACGGAGCACACCAAGCCGTACCACGTGACAGTGGTGAAGAAGATCGGCGTGCCGATCCCGCATCCCGTGGCGGTGTCCGTGCCACAGTACGTGAAGGTCCCGATCCCCCACCCTTACCCCGTCCACGTGACCGTCGAGCAGCCGATCCATGTGCCTGTTTATAAG GTCGTGCCCCAAATAGTAGAGAAGCCCGTGCCTTACCCCGTCGAAAAGCCTGTGCCTTATGAAGTGGAGAAGCCCTACCCCGTCGAGGTAGAGAAGAAGGTCGAGGTCCCCATTCCCAAACCTTACCCCGTCCACGTGCCAGTCTACAAGCACGTCTACCACCACTCAGGCAAACACTAA